Proteins encoded within one genomic window of Rhinolophus sinicus isolate RSC01 linkage group LG05, ASM3656204v1, whole genome shotgun sequence:
- the VAMP5 gene encoding vesicle-associated membrane protein 5 isoform X3, whose protein sequence is MAGKELERCQRQADEVTEIMLNNFDKVLERDGKLAELEQRSDQLLDMSSAFSKTTKTLAQKKRWENIRCRIYLGLVLGAGVLILVIVLLVLFLPQSSEGSSAPQAQNTGAASGPGD, encoded by the exons GCAGGGAAAGAGTTGGAGCGGTGCCAGCGGCAGGCGGATGAGGTGACGGAAATCATGCTCAACAACTTTGACAAGGTCCTGGAGCGCGATGGGAAACTGGCAGAGCTGGAGCAGCGTTCAGATCAACTCCTGGACATG AGCTCAGCCTTCAGCAAGACAACCAAGACCTTGGCCCAGAAGAAGCGCTGGGAGAACATCCGCTGCCGGATCTACTTGGGGCTGGTGCTGGGCGCTGGCGTGCTCATCCTCGTGATTGTGCTGCTCGTCCTCTTTCTCCCACAGAGCAGTGAGGGCAGCAGTGCTCCGCAGGCCCAGAACACAGGTGCTGCCTCGGGGCCTGGGGACTGA
- the RNF181 gene encoding E3 ubiquitin-protein ligase RNF181 isoform X1 — protein sequence MASYFDEHDCEPLDQEQEVRTNMLLELARSLFNRMDFEDLGLVVDWDHHLPPPAAKTAVENLPRTVIRGSHAELKCPVCLLEFEEEETAIEMPCHHLFHSNCILPWLSKTNSCPLCRHELPTDDDTYEEHRREKARKQQQKHRLENLHGAMYT from the exons ATGGCGTCCTATTTTGATGAACATGACTGCGAGCCATTGGACCAAGAGCAGGAGGTCCGAACGAACATGCTGCTGGAGCTCGCCAG ATCACTTTTCAATAGGATGGACTTTGAAGACTTGGGGTTGGTAGTAGACTGGGATCACCACCTGCCTCCCCCTGCTGCCAAGACTGCGGTTGAGAATCTCCCCAGGACGGTCATCAGGGGCTCTCATGCTG AGCTCAAGTGCCCCGTGTGTCTTTTGGAATTTGAGGAGGAGGAGACTGCTATTGAGATGCCTTGCCATCACCTGTTCCATTCCAACTGCATTCTGCCCTGGCTAAGCAAG ACTAATTCCTGCCCCCTGTGCCGCCATGAACTGCCCACTGATGATGACACTTATGAGGAGCACAGACGAGAGAAG GCTCgcaagcagcagcagaagcacCGACTTGAGAACCTGCACGGAGCCATGTACACATGA
- the RNF181 gene encoding E3 ubiquitin-protein ligase RNF181 isoform X2, with protein MASYFDEHDCEPLDQEQEVRTNMLLELARSLFNRMDFEDLGLVVDWDHHLPPPAAKTAVENLPRTVIRGSHAELKCPVCLLEFEEEETAIEMPCHHLFHSNCILPWLSKARKQQQKHRLENLHGAMYT; from the exons ATGGCGTCCTATTTTGATGAACATGACTGCGAGCCATTGGACCAAGAGCAGGAGGTCCGAACGAACATGCTGCTGGAGCTCGCCAG ATCACTTTTCAATAGGATGGACTTTGAAGACTTGGGGTTGGTAGTAGACTGGGATCACCACCTGCCTCCCCCTGCTGCCAAGACTGCGGTTGAGAATCTCCCCAGGACGGTCATCAGGGGCTCTCATGCTG AGCTCAAGTGCCCCGTGTGTCTTTTGGAATTTGAGGAGGAGGAGACTGCTATTGAGATGCCTTGCCATCACCTGTTCCATTCCAACTGCATTCTGCCCTGGCTAAGCAAG GCTCgcaagcagcagcagaagcacCGACTTGAGAACCTGCACGGAGCCATGTACACATGA